A single Curtobacterium sp. MCSS17_015 DNA region contains:
- a CDS encoding CoA ester lyase → MAIDDRPAPSTPAPSRRRTVPAEISRSWLLVAGTAAERFDRATRSRADQVILDIEDAVDPAAKPSARATVAAWLAGGGEAWVRINDVTTDFWADDVEELRGLPGLQGVMLAKTESPAQVTDTWHRLGGQTPVIALVESAVGIEESVSIARAQGAFRLAFGSGDYRRDTGTSADTLAMAYPRSRLVVASRVGDLPGPIDGPTVGSSHPILREQSQVAVSLGLTGKLCLDTEQLPVINEVISPTPTDVAWAQDFLDDFEARGRVIRDGSDLPRLGRAQKIQRLAQAFGVEPR, encoded by the coding sequence ATGGCCATCGACGACCGTCCCGCTCCGTCCACTCCCGCGCCGTCCCGGCGTCGAACGGTCCCCGCCGAGATCTCGCGCTCGTGGCTCCTCGTCGCCGGCACCGCCGCCGAACGCTTCGACCGGGCCACCCGCTCCCGCGCCGACCAGGTGATCCTCGACATCGAGGACGCCGTCGACCCGGCAGCCAAGCCCTCCGCCCGTGCCACCGTCGCCGCGTGGCTGGCCGGCGGCGGCGAGGCCTGGGTGCGGATCAACGACGTCACGACCGACTTCTGGGCCGACGACGTCGAGGAGCTCCGCGGGCTGCCCGGGCTGCAGGGCGTGATGCTCGCGAAGACCGAGTCGCCGGCGCAGGTCACGGACACGTGGCACCGGCTCGGCGGGCAGACCCCCGTCATCGCGCTGGTGGAGTCGGCGGTCGGCATCGAGGAGTCGGTCTCGATCGCCCGCGCACAGGGTGCGTTCCGCCTGGCGTTCGGCAGCGGCGACTACCGCCGCGACACCGGCACGAGCGCCGACACCCTCGCGATGGCGTACCCCCGGTCGCGCCTGGTGGTGGCGTCCCGCGTCGGTGACCTGCCCGGTCCGATCGACGGACCGACGGTCGGGTCGTCGCACCCGATCCTCCGCGAGCAGTCCCAGGTCGCCGTGTCGCTCGGCCTGACCGGCAAGCTCTGCCTCGACACCGAGCAACTGCCCGTCATCAACGAGGTCATCTCGCCGACACCGACCGACGTCGCCTGGGCGCAGGACTTCCTCGACGACTTCGAGGCCCGTGGCCGGGTCATCCGCGACGGATCGGACCTGCCGCGACTCGGACGGGCGCAGAAGATCCAGCGGCTCGCCCAGGCGTTCGGCGTCGAGCCCCGGTAG
- a CDS encoding AAA family ATPase, giving the protein MNDDAPVEGNDLPDEQSPLRPELQVTSPHAISLGDPRLTAGNAAEPAWDAWREQLAGVGGTSPLVHFADHPRARIELSTTHPGGLAQFITGKTTLLSSLIRDEVALRAARVAAGHVEAKGTELATVRGIDAVKLGIGIADWQHGDEHFRGPVLLRPLAIRRHGRDFEVRLLGEPVLNPGLSDALREQFGVTLDAQSFVALAQQDGSFTPNPVIDRLRGLTAHIPGFSVHARLVVSTFAEVATGLVEDTKDLAHPVLDALAGNPSAKWQVEQSYHPVEQTPSDERSPETDTLLLDADDEQENVIAQITAGNSIVVKTLPGTGGTQTIVNALGGLVAANKRVLVVSPRRATLRGIAARFGEVHLPGVAVTPNTLRRDVVRAIARNEKASRPNLREVDDALVRLRKVLTDYRGALTRTDPDFGVSVLDCLVELSRLSLLPVAPSTTARLSKQSVVSMVTGRARVAETMVSAANLGEFRYGPDDSPWYGAKFTSSDGAQRAHKTAQELDGGALPALLQRAHDLVASTHMRQFTTINELGIYLRLLTEIRDTLDRFLPIVFDRSVSELVAATAPRGEGAPMSSTNRRRLKKLAREYVRPGVHVSDLHEALTRVQQQRVLWQRYVAAGVNPEVPTGIADVQVLFSNVVEDLARLDEPLGRTSREQQLANLPIDQLVPTIAELAAESDVLHNLQERTELMQTLRDLQLEPLLTDLANRHVPDVQVPAELELAWWQSALETMLESDRALLGANTDMLDRVEADFRLVDDAHAAGVSQGLAWQLAENWKVGLVDWPEESSALKTQLKEGAITSRLLHDSAPHLSRAIAPVWLASPYEVAQIADTMPFDTVILVDAGAVTIAETVGAVRRARQTVVFGDPVTQTPSPFRVAVDPDHRALQVDEETLDALHADSALAKLSTLLPTLSLTRSYRAGGEDLAELVNRRFYGGRIESLPWAGSFLGHGSIALDYVSEGKAVPDPESGAVESVDAEVDRVVRHVIEHARTRPTESLMVITASAKHAVRVEQAVLAAAQGHKDLTEFVIGDRPEPFIVATLEQSVAQSRDRVVFSIGYGRTPHGRVLRDFGPLGKPGGERLLAVAMTRARRSMVIVTCFQPSDIEAERMGHGTVALAEILAEVRARTTAEYVPDDSDPLLVDLARRLEMRGIPVALGHRGKLGLVAAHGGVCVTIETDASLVKGSLRESLRLRPEVLRRLGWHYVRVHAFQLFSDPDRVANTVAQVLGVDRGATQEISIPPVPARR; this is encoded by the coding sequence GTGAACGACGACGCCCCCGTCGAGGGCAACGACCTGCCCGACGAGCAGTCCCCGCTGCGTCCCGAACTCCAGGTCACGAGCCCGCACGCGATCAGCCTGGGCGACCCCCGCCTGACCGCGGGCAACGCCGCCGAGCCCGCGTGGGACGCCTGGCGCGAGCAGCTCGCCGGTGTCGGTGGGACGAGTCCCCTCGTGCACTTCGCCGACCACCCCCGTGCGCGCATCGAACTCTCGACCACGCACCCCGGCGGCCTGGCCCAGTTCATCACCGGCAAGACGACGCTGCTCTCGAGCCTGATCCGCGACGAGGTCGCGCTGCGGGCAGCCCGCGTCGCCGCCGGGCACGTCGAGGCGAAGGGCACCGAGCTCGCCACGGTCCGCGGGATCGACGCCGTCAAGCTCGGCATCGGCATCGCGGACTGGCAGCACGGCGACGAGCACTTCCGTGGCCCGGTGCTGCTCCGACCGCTGGCGATCCGCCGTCACGGCCGCGACTTCGAGGTCCGACTGCTCGGCGAGCCCGTGCTCAACCCGGGTCTGTCCGACGCGCTCCGCGAGCAGTTCGGTGTCACCCTCGACGCCCAGTCGTTCGTCGCGCTCGCGCAGCAGGACGGCTCGTTCACGCCGAACCCGGTGATCGACCGGCTCCGCGGGCTGACCGCGCACATCCCCGGCTTCTCGGTGCACGCCCGGCTCGTCGTCTCGACGTTCGCCGAGGTCGCGACCGGGCTCGTCGAGGACACGAAGGACCTCGCCCACCCGGTGCTCGACGCCCTCGCCGGCAACCCGAGCGCGAAGTGGCAGGTCGAGCAGTCGTACCACCCGGTCGAGCAGACCCCGTCGGACGAGCGCAGCCCGGAGACGGACACCCTGCTGCTCGACGCCGACGACGAGCAGGAGAACGTGATCGCACAGATCACGGCCGGCAACTCCATCGTCGTGAAGACCCTGCCGGGCACCGGCGGCACGCAGACGATCGTCAACGCGCTCGGTGGCCTCGTCGCCGCGAACAAGCGCGTCCTCGTGGTCAGCCCCCGCCGCGCCACCCTGCGTGGCATCGCCGCCCGCTTCGGCGAGGTGCACCTGCCCGGTGTCGCCGTCACGCCGAACACCCTGCGCCGCGACGTCGTCCGGGCCATCGCCCGGAACGAGAAGGCCAGCCGTCCGAACCTGCGCGAGGTCGACGACGCCCTGGTCCGGCTCCGCAAGGTCCTCACCGACTACCGCGGTGCCCTGACCCGCACGGACCCCGACTTCGGGGTCAGCGTGCTCGACTGCCTGGTCGAGCTCTCCCGTCTGTCCCTGCTGCCGGTCGCCCCCTCCACCACGGCCCGGCTCTCGAAGCAGTCCGTCGTGTCGATGGTCACCGGCCGCGCCCGTGTCGCGGAGACCATGGTCAGCGCGGCGAACCTCGGCGAGTTCCGGTACGGCCCGGACGACTCGCCCTGGTACGGCGCGAAGTTCACCTCGAGCGACGGCGCCCAGCGCGCCCACAAGACCGCGCAGGAGCTCGACGGCGGAGCGCTGCCGGCCCTCCTGCAGCGTGCGCACGACCTCGTCGCGTCGACGCACATGCGGCAGTTCACGACGATCAACGAGCTCGGCATCTACCTCCGCCTGCTCACCGAGATCCGTGACACCCTCGACCGCTTCCTGCCGATCGTGTTCGACCGTTCCGTGTCGGAGCTCGTGGCCGCGACCGCACCCCGGGGCGAGGGCGCGCCGATGTCGAGCACGAACCGCCGACGGCTCAAGAAGCTCGCACGGGAGTACGTCCGTCCGGGCGTGCACGTGTCCGACCTGCACGAGGCGCTCACGCGGGTCCAGCAGCAGCGCGTGCTCTGGCAGCGCTACGTGGCCGCCGGGGTGAACCCCGAGGTCCCCACCGGCATCGCCGACGTCCAGGTGCTGTTCTCGAACGTGGTCGAGGACCTGGCCCGTCTCGACGAGCCGCTCGGCCGGACCAGTCGCGAGCAGCAGCTCGCGAACCTGCCGATCGACCAGCTCGTGCCGACCATCGCGGAACTCGCCGCCGAGTCGGACGTCCTGCACAACCTGCAGGAGCGCACCGAGCTCATGCAGACCCTCCGCGACCTGCAGCTCGAGCCCCTGCTCACCGACCTGGCGAACCGCCACGTGCCGGACGTGCAGGTGCCGGCCGAGCTCGAGCTCGCCTGGTGGCAGTCCGCGCTCGAGACCATGCTCGAGTCCGACCGGGCACTGCTCGGCGCGAACACCGACATGCTCGACCGGGTCGAGGCCGACTTCCGACTCGTCGACGACGCGCACGCCGCCGGCGTCTCCCAGGGGCTGGCGTGGCAGCTCGCCGAGAACTGGAAGGTCGGGCTCGTCGACTGGCCGGAGGAGTCCTCCGCGCTGAAGACGCAGCTCAAGGAGGGTGCGATCACCTCGCGCCTGCTCCACGACTCCGCCCCGCACCTGTCCCGTGCCATCGCGCCGGTCTGGCTCGCCTCGCCCTACGAGGTCGCGCAGATCGCCGACACGATGCCGTTCGACACCGTGATCCTCGTCGACGCCGGTGCCGTGACGATCGCCGAGACGGTCGGGGCCGTCCGCCGTGCCCGGCAGACCGTCGTGTTCGGGGACCCGGTGACGCAGACGCCGTCGCCGTTCCGCGTCGCCGTCGACCCGGACCACCGCGCGCTGCAGGTGGACGAGGAGACGCTCGACGCCCTGCACGCCGACTCCGCCCTCGCCAAGCTCTCCACCCTGCTGCCGACGCTGTCGCTCACCCGCTCGTACCGGGCCGGCGGCGAGGACCTGGCGGAGCTCGTCAACCGTCGCTTCTACGGCGGCCGCATCGAGTCGCTGCCGTGGGCCGGGTCGTTCCTCGGACACGGCTCCATCGCGCTCGACTACGTCAGCGAGGGCAAGGCCGTGCCGGACCCCGAGTCCGGAGCGGTCGAGAGCGTCGACGCCGAGGTGGACCGAGTCGTCCGGCACGTCATCGAGCACGCCCGCACCCGGCCGACCGAGTCGCTCATGGTCATCACGGCCTCGGCGAAGCACGCGGTCCGGGTCGAGCAGGCCGTGCTCGCCGCGGCGCAGGGGCACAAGGACCTCACCGAGTTCGTCATCGGTGACCGGCCCGAGCCGTTCATCGTCGCCACGCTGGAGCAGTCCGTGGCGCAGAGCCGTGACCGCGTCGTGTTCTCGATCGGCTACGGCCGCACCCCGCACGGCCGCGTCCTGCGTGACTTCGGTCCGCTCGGCAAGCCCGGCGGGGAGCGGCTGCTCGCCGTCGCGATGACCCGGGCCCGTCGTTCGATGGTCATCGTCACGTGCTTCCAGCCGTCCGACATCGAGGCCGAGCGCATGGGTCACGGCACCGTCGCCCTCGCCGAGATCCTGGCCGAGGTCCGTGCCCGCACCACCGCCGAGTACGTGCCGGACGACTCCGACCCGCTGCTCGTCGACCTGGCCCGCCGACTCGAGATGCGTGGCATCCCGGTCGCGCTCGGCCACCGCGGCAAGCTCGGCCTGGTCGCCGCGCACGGCGGGGTCTGCGTCACGATCGAGACCGACGCGTCGCTGGTGAAGGGGTCGCTCCGCGAGTCCCTGCGGCTCCGTCCCGAGGTGCTCCGTCGTCTCGGGTGGCACTACGTGCGCGTGCACGCGTTCCAGCTGTTCTCCGACCCGGACCGGGTCGCGAACACGGTCGCGCAGGTGCTCGGTGTCGACCGCGGTGCCACGCAGGAGATCTCCATCCCCCCGGTTCCCGCACGCCGATGA
- a CDS encoding CDP-alcohol phosphatidyltransferase family protein, whose amino-acid sequence MTEPSRRTRPDWQTLPNLITLVRFALIPVYVGLVVAGHPGWALSSLVVLGVSDWADGFLARRLHQESALGKALDPIADRLAIVAIVLSLVLVGLLPWIVVVVVVAVDLALLALSSAWFRGNPDLRVTWTGKIRSALLFVGLPVLLFSSTSVAADHDWVRSVGLVFVWLGTVGHVLAGLQYAAEMARKHRLQRAPA is encoded by the coding sequence ATGACGGAGCCCTCCCGGCGGACCCGGCCCGACTGGCAGACGCTGCCGAACCTCATCACGCTGGTGCGCTTCGCCCTCATCCCGGTCTACGTCGGGCTGGTCGTCGCCGGGCACCCTGGATGGGCGCTCTCCTCCCTGGTGGTCCTCGGCGTGAGCGACTGGGCGGACGGGTTCCTCGCCCGCCGACTGCACCAGGAATCCGCGCTCGGCAAGGCGCTGGACCCGATCGCCGACCGGTTGGCGATCGTCGCGATCGTGCTGTCGCTCGTGCTCGTCGGGCTGCTGCCGTGGATCGTGGTCGTGGTCGTGGTGGCCGTCGACCTGGCGCTGCTGGCCCTCTCGAGCGCGTGGTTCCGCGGCAACCCGGACCTCCGCGTGACCTGGACGGGGAAGATCCGGTCCGCGCTGCTGTTCGTCGGCCTGCCGGTGTTGCTCTTCTCGTCGACGTCGGTGGCCGCCGACCACGACTGGGTCCGGAGTGTGGGTCTGGTGTTCGTCTGGCTCGGAACGGTCGGGCACGTCCTGGCCGGGCTGCAGTACGCGGCCGAGATGGCCCGCAAGCACCGCTTGCAGCGCGCCCCCGCCTAG
- a CDS encoding DUF6264 family protein: protein MTWSNVPGSGPQHHAGSQQHSEAERIAWEQGASSLFPPGKIADRVSTVLLLAAGAVLTAIAAVTGVIAVASTTTSCGAAGDCSPGGTIAGAAIAVGGAFVIGVVTLVFAIGAWIRRRTSWWIAGIGFVLTVAVVTWGTVLFVQALDDQGVGPGSGFGTAQLPVP, encoded by the coding sequence ATGACCTGGTCGAACGTCCCCGGATCCGGACCGCAGCACCACGCGGGGTCCCAGCAGCACAGCGAGGCCGAGCGCATCGCCTGGGAGCAGGGCGCGTCGTCGCTGTTCCCGCCCGGGAAGATCGCCGACCGGGTCTCGACCGTCCTGCTCCTGGCGGCCGGTGCCGTCCTCACCGCGATCGCCGCCGTCACGGGCGTCATCGCCGTCGCCTCCACGACGACGTCCTGCGGCGCCGCCGGTGACTGCTCCCCCGGCGGGACCATCGCAGGCGCGGCGATCGCGGTCGGCGGAGCGTTCGTCATCGGGGTCGTCACGCTCGTGTTCGCGATCGGCGCCTGGATCCGGCGACGGACCTCGTGGTGGATCGCCGGGATCGGCTTCGTCCTGACCGTCGCCGTCGTCACATGGGGGACGGTGCTCTTCGTGCAGGCGCTCGACGACCAGGGCGTCGGCCCGGGGAGTGGGTTCGGCACCGCACAGCTCCCCGTCCCCTGA
- the mscL gene encoding large conductance mechanosensitive channel protein MscL, with translation MKGFREFLLRGNVIDLAVAVVIGAAFTAIVTAVVTALINPLIGAVFNASSLDKALIVSFPTVSGGDTELLFGKVIGAVLNFVIVAAVVYFALVVPVNHLKKVAFDRTKHDAEQPPADVPPTDVEVLLEIRDLLRAQQGGDSAPGAGGGAHVAPSDAPEGTGIAGTTKL, from the coding sequence GTGAAGGGCTTCAGGGAGTTCCTGCTCCGCGGGAACGTCATCGACCTCGCGGTGGCGGTCGTCATCGGCGCCGCGTTCACCGCCATCGTGACGGCGGTCGTGACCGCATTGATCAACCCGCTCATCGGTGCGGTCTTCAACGCCTCCAGCCTCGACAAGGCCCTGATCGTGTCGTTCCCGACCGTGTCCGGCGGGGACACCGAGCTGCTGTTCGGCAAGGTGATCGGCGCGGTCCTCAACTTCGTGATCGTGGCCGCGGTCGTCTACTTCGCGCTCGTCGTGCCGGTGAACCACCTCAAGAAGGTCGCCTTCGACCGGACGAAGCACGACGCGGAACAGCCGCCCGCCGACGTCCCGCCCACGGACGTCGAGGTGCTCCTCGAGATCCGCGACCTGCTCCGTGCACAGCAGGGCGGAGACTCCGCACCCGGGGCCGGCGGCGGCGCGCACGTCGCACCGTCGGACGCGCCGGAGGGAACGGGGATCGCCGGGACCACCAAGCTCTAG